A window of Christiangramia forsetii KT0803 contains these coding sequences:
- the dnaB gene encoding replicative DNA helicase, with protein MEKITSPQNITYKKSNVVSLEKGKVPPQAVDLEEVVLGAMMIDKKGVDEIIDILIPEAFYKNSHKLIYDAIKKLFDASEAIDLLTVSNQLKKEKVFDKVGGDYYLIQLTQKVSSSAHIEFHARIILQKYIQRSLIKISNEIIEEAFDEGTDVFDLLDSAESKLYEVTQGNIKRSTETAQSLVIQAKKKIQEISNKEGLSGVPSGFDKLDELTSGWQPSDLIIVAARPGMGKTALTLSMARNIAVDQGIPVAFFSLEMSSVQLITRLISSETGLSSEKLRTGKLEQHEWEQLNVKVKDLEKAPLFIDDTPSLSIFDLRAKARRLASQHGIKMIVVDYLQLMTAGGSQKGGGNREQEISTISRNLKALAKELGIPVIALSQLSRAVETRGGSKRPLLSDLRESGAIEQDADIVSFIYRPEYYKIEEWDDEERTPTQGQGEFIVAKHRNGGLENIRLKFIGELGKFDNLEDFNFPSEIPSSMNSGDGDNDFGNFNLPNPSADEAFGSSMNSDDDDNDVPF; from the coding sequence ATGGAAAAAATCACCTCGCCCCAAAATATCACCTACAAAAAATCAAATGTAGTAAGTCTTGAAAAAGGAAAAGTTCCGCCTCAAGCAGTTGATTTAGAAGAGGTTGTGCTTGGAGCCATGATGATTGATAAAAAAGGGGTAGATGAAATTATTGATATTCTTATTCCTGAAGCATTTTATAAAAACAGCCACAAGCTTATCTATGATGCTATTAAAAAATTATTCGATGCATCTGAGGCAATTGACTTATTAACCGTTTCTAACCAACTTAAGAAAGAAAAGGTTTTTGATAAAGTTGGAGGGGACTATTACCTTATTCAACTTACACAAAAGGTATCAAGTTCGGCGCATATTGAGTTTCATGCGCGTATTATCTTACAGAAATATATTCAACGGAGCTTAATCAAAATTTCAAATGAAATTATTGAAGAAGCTTTTGATGAAGGAACCGATGTTTTTGATCTATTGGATTCGGCTGAATCAAAACTTTATGAGGTAACCCAGGGAAATATCAAACGTTCCACTGAGACTGCCCAGAGTTTGGTGATTCAGGCGAAAAAGAAAATTCAGGAGATTTCCAATAAAGAAGGACTTAGTGGAGTGCCATCCGGTTTTGATAAACTGGACGAACTAACTTCGGGCTGGCAGCCTTCAGATTTAATTATTGTGGCAGCTCGTCCTGGTATGGGTAAAACAGCCCTTACGCTATCTATGGCACGAAATATTGCTGTAGATCAGGGAATTCCGGTTGCGTTTTTCTCTCTGGAGATGTCCTCTGTACAGTTGATCACCCGATTGATTTCTTCTGAAACAGGTCTTTCTTCTGAAAAACTTAGGACTGGTAAATTAGAGCAACATGAGTGGGAACAACTGAATGTGAAAGTAAAAGATCTTGAAAAAGCTCCTTTATTTATTGATGATACTCCTTCACTCTCTATATTCGATTTACGTGCAAAAGCTCGTCGACTTGCTTCACAACACGGTATTAAAATGATTGTTGTTGATTATTTGCAGTTGATGACGGCTGGAGGAAGTCAAAAAGGGGGAGGAAACAGGGAACAGGAAATTTCAACAATTTCGCGAAACCTGAAAGCTCTGGCCAAGGAACTTGGAATTCCGGTAATTGCACTTTCCCAGCTTTCGCGTGCCGTAGAAACCCGTGGAGGGAGTAAGCGACCTTTACTTTCTGATCTTAGGGAATCCGGGGCGATTGAGCAGGATGCAGATATTGTTTCGTTTATTTACCGTCCTGAATATTATAAAATTGAAGAGTGGGATGATGAAGAAAGAACACCAACTCAGGGACAGGGAGAATTTATTGTAGCGAAACACCGTAACGGTGGTTTGGAAAATATCAGGCTAAAATTCATTGGGGAACTCGGTAAATTTGATAATTTAGAAGACTTTAATTTCCCTTCTGAAATTCCATCGAGCATGAATAGCGGTGATGGAGATAATGATTTTGGAAACTTTAATTTACCCAATCCAAGCGCCGATGAGGCTTTTGGGAGCTCAATGAATAGTGATGATGATGATAACGACGTTCCGTTCTAA
- a CDS encoding secondary thiamine-phosphate synthase enzyme YjbQ, with the protein MEFYQTEIRLRPRPRGFHLITEEIVDQFSEIEDIDIGMLQVFIKHTSAGLAINENADPTVREDFRSHFDNMVPENQSYYKHTTEGPDDMPAHIKSSLTGTSIQIPITHGKLNLGTWQGIYLCEHRDHGSSRKLVLTAFGE; encoded by the coding sequence ATGGAATTTTATCAAACCGAAATAAGACTTAGACCCCGTCCCAGGGGTTTTCATCTGATAACAGAAGAGATTGTTGATCAATTTTCAGAAATCGAAGATATCGATATAGGGATGCTTCAGGTGTTTATTAAACATACTTCTGCTGGTCTTGCGATCAATGAAAATGCAGATCCTACAGTTCGGGAGGATTTCAGAAGTCATTTTGATAATATGGTTCCCGAAAATCAATCTTACTATAAACATACTACTGAAGGACCCGATGATATGCCAGCGCATATCAAATCGTCTTTAACGGGAACTTCAATCCAGATTCCAATTACTCATGGCAAATTAAATCTTGGCACCTGGCAGGGAATTTATCTATGTGAGCATAGGGATCATGGTAGTTCTAGAAAACTGGTGCTCACAGCATTTGGGGAATAA
- the rplT gene encoding 50S ribosomal protein L20, translated as MPRSVNSVAKRARRKKVLKQAKGYFGRRKNVWTVAKNAVDKAMLYAYRDRKAKKRNFRSLWIMRINAAARQEGLSYSQFMGKLKTSDIGLNRKVLADLAMNSPEAFKAIVEKVK; from the coding sequence ATGCCAAGATCAGTAAACTCAGTTGCCAAAAGGGCACGTAGAAAAAAAGTTTTAAAGCAAGCAAAAGGATATTTCGGGCGTCGTAAAAACGTTTGGACTGTCGCTAAAAATGCGGTTGATAAAGCGATGCTTTATGCATACAGAGACCGTAAAGCTAAGAAACGTAACTTCCGTTCTTTATGGATTATGCGTATTAACGCTGCAGCCAGACAGGAAGGATTATCTTATTCTCAATTTATGGGGAAACTCAAAACCAGTGATATTGGATTGAACCGTAAGGTTCTTGCCGATTTGGCGATGAATAGCCCGGAAGCTTTTAAAGCAATTGTAGAAAAAGTAAAATAA
- the rpmI gene encoding 50S ribosomal protein L35, translating to MPKMKTKSSAKKRFKLTGTGKIKRKHAFKSHILTKKSKKRKLALTHSTLVHDADKDNVKLQLRLK from the coding sequence ATGCCTAAGATGAAAACGAAATCCAGTGCCAAGAAGCGTTTTAAGCTAACAGGTACAGGTAAGATTAAAAGAAAGCACGCGTTTAAGAGTCATATCTTAACAAAGAAGTCTAAGAAACGTAAGCTTGCCTTAACTCATAGTACATTAGTACACGATGCAGATAAGGACAATGTCAAACTTCAATTACGTTTAAAGTAA
- the infC gene encoding translation initiation factor IF-3, producing MRRRKPNRFGRQKEAEHRINEKIRSEEVRLVGDNVEMDVYPTKKALSIAQELGLDLVEISPNAKPPVVKAMDYKKFLYEQKKREKAMKAKASKVVVKEIRFGPNTDDHDYEFKKRNAEKFLKDGAKLKAFVFFKGRSIVFKDKGEILLLRLAQDLEEHGKVEQMPKLEGKRMTMFLSPTKKSK from the coding sequence ATACGTAGAAGAAAACCGAACAGATTCGGCCGACAAAAAGAAGCAGAACACAGGATCAACGAAAAAATTAGATCTGAAGAAGTACGTCTGGTTGGTGATAATGTAGAAATGGATGTATATCCAACCAAGAAAGCCCTGTCTATTGCACAGGAATTAGGTTTGGATCTTGTTGAAATTTCTCCAAATGCAAAGCCTCCAGTTGTGAAGGCCATGGATTACAAAAAGTTTCTTTATGAACAAAAGAAACGAGAAAAAGCCATGAAAGCCAAAGCCAGTAAAGTGGTGGTAAAGGAAATTCGATTTGGTCCCAATACAGATGACCATGATTACGAGTTTAAAAAACGTAATGCTGAAAAATTCCTTAAAGATGGCGCTAAGCTAAAAGCCTTTGTGTTCTTTAAAGGACGTTCTATCGTATTTAAAGATAAAGGAGAAATTCTGCTTTTAAGACTTGCCCAGGATTTAGAGGAGCATGGAAAAGTAGAACAAATGCCTAAGTTGGAAGGAAAACGTATGACTATGTTTTTATCTCCAACTAAGAAATCGAAATAA
- the thrS gene encoding threonine--tRNA ligase translates to MIKITLPDGSIKEFEKGTTPMDVAKSISEGLARNVISAKFNNETVEVSTPLNTDGDLVLFTWSNDEGKKAFWHSTSHVMAQAIQDLFPGAKLTIGPAIERGFYYDVDFGEQKISDNDFKRIEDRMLEIARGKHDFQLREASKDDALNFYKKENNQFKVELIENLQDGEITFCDHDTFTDLCRGGHIPNTGIIKAVKLMSVAGAYWRGDEKNPQLTRVYGISFPKQKELKEYLELLEEAKKRDHRKLGKELELFTFSQKVGQGLPLWLPKGAALRERLENFLKKAQKKAGYEMVVSPHIGSKELYVTSGHYAKYGEDSFQPISTPNEGEEFMLKPMNCPHHCEMYNASSWSYRDLPKRFAEFGTVYRYEQSGELHGLTRVRGFTQDDAHIFCMPEQLDEEFKKVIDLTLYVFSSLGFEDFTAQVSLRDPDNKEKYIGSDDAWEKAESAIINAADEKGLNYVVETGEAAFYGPKLDFMVKDALGRSWQLGTIQVDYNLPERFDLTYKGSDNESHRPVMIHRAPFGSMERFIAILLEHTGGNFPLWLMPEQAIILSLSEKYEKYSQKVLTLLENNEIRALADNRNETIGKKIREAEVNKYPYMLIVGEQEAKDGTISVRKHSEGDLGTMKIEDFANLINTEIDSTLKPFKTEV, encoded by the coding sequence ATGATCAAGATTACTCTCCCAGATGGAAGTATTAAAGAGTTTGAAAAAGGAACCACTCCCATGGACGTGGCTAAAAGTATAAGTGAAGGTTTAGCCCGAAACGTAATTTCGGCTAAATTCAATAATGAAACGGTTGAAGTTTCTACGCCCTTAAATACAGATGGTGATCTTGTTTTATTTACATGGAGCAATGACGAAGGCAAGAAAGCATTCTGGCATTCTACTTCTCACGTGATGGCGCAGGCTATTCAGGATCTTTTTCCTGGAGCAAAACTTACCATTGGACCTGCCATTGAACGAGGTTTCTATTATGATGTAGATTTTGGTGAGCAAAAGATCTCAGATAATGACTTCAAAAGAATTGAAGATCGAATGCTGGAGATAGCCCGCGGAAAACATGATTTTCAATTAAGAGAAGCATCCAAAGACGATGCACTTAATTTTTACAAGAAAGAAAATAATCAATTTAAGGTTGAACTTATAGAGAACCTTCAGGATGGTGAGATCACTTTTTGTGATCACGACACTTTTACTGATTTATGTCGTGGAGGACATATTCCGAATACCGGTATTATAAAAGCGGTAAAATTAATGAGCGTTGCTGGTGCCTACTGGCGAGGTGATGAAAAAAATCCACAACTTACAAGAGTTTACGGAATTTCTTTTCCGAAGCAAAAAGAATTAAAAGAATATCTTGAGCTATTAGAAGAAGCAAAAAAGAGAGATCATAGAAAATTAGGAAAAGAATTAGAACTTTTTACTTTTTCACAAAAAGTTGGGCAGGGATTACCATTATGGCTACCTAAAGGAGCTGCTTTAAGAGAACGACTCGAGAACTTCCTCAAAAAGGCGCAGAAAAAAGCTGGATACGAGATGGTAGTAAGTCCGCATATTGGTAGTAAAGAACTATATGTAACTTCAGGCCACTATGCTAAATATGGAGAAGATAGTTTTCAACCAATAAGCACCCCTAATGAAGGTGAGGAATTTATGCTTAAACCCATGAACTGTCCACATCATTGTGAAATGTACAATGCATCTTCATGGAGCTACAGGGATTTACCTAAGAGATTTGCTGAATTTGGTACCGTTTACAGATATGAACAAAGTGGTGAACTTCATGGTTTAACAAGGGTACGTGGATTTACTCAGGATGACGCACACATATTCTGTATGCCTGAACAATTGGATGAGGAATTCAAAAAAGTAATTGATCTTACCTTATATGTATTCTCTTCTTTAGGATTTGAAGATTTTACCGCACAGGTTTCTTTAAGAGATCCTGATAATAAGGAAAAATATATAGGTTCTGATGATGCTTGGGAGAAAGCAGAATCTGCCATTATCAATGCAGCAGATGAAAAGGGACTCAACTATGTAGTTGAAACAGGTGAAGCAGCATTCTACGGTCCAAAATTAGACTTCATGGTAAAAGATGCTTTGGGTAGAAGCTGGCAATTAGGAACTATTCAGGTAGATTACAATTTACCGGAACGTTTTGACCTGACATATAAAGGAAGTGACAATGAGTCACATCGCCCTGTAATGATTCACAGAGCACCTTTTGGTAGTATGGAGCGCTTTATAGCAATTCTTCTGGAGCATACCGGTGGGAATTTCCCCCTATGGCTAATGCCTGAGCAGGCTATTATTCTATCACTCAGTGAGAAATATGAAAAATACTCACAAAAAGTTTTAACTTTGCTTGAAAATAACGAAATTCGCGCCCTTGCTGACAATAGAAATGAAACCATAGGCAAGAAGATTAGAGAAGCAGAAGTTAACAAATACCCTTATATGCTTATAGTTGGGGAACAGGAAGCCAAAGATGGTACGATTTCTGTTCGTAAACATAGCGAAGGTGATTTAGGTACCATGAAAATAGAAGATTTCGCTAATTTGATTAATACAGAAATCGATAGTACCTTAAAGCCTTTTAAAACGGAAGTTTAA
- a CDS encoding DUF6095 family protein, which produces MKHTNKKVLSKGIKYLAAALPLVMIGPSVLYSAFNNQDKDLYILILILGIIATFAAIFLMFKGIITIVKSMFD; this is translated from the coding sequence ATGAAACATACAAACAAGAAAGTATTATCAAAAGGTATCAAATATCTGGCGGCAGCACTTCCGCTAGTTATGATTGGTCCTTCTGTTCTTTATAGCGCTTTTAATAATCAGGATAAAGATTTATATATCCTCATATTAATTTTGGGTATTATCGCCACGTTTGCAGCAATCTTTCTAATGTTTAAAGGAATAATTACCATTGTAAAATCAATGTTTGACTAA
- a CDS encoding DUF4249 domain-containing protein — MKTYLKFIVLLSSLILISCEEVVSIPLEESEPRLVIDASIEWFKGTEGNNQIIKISRTSSFYEENTESIEDAQVRIFSENGTEFKFLHQQDGIYINNNFQPVLNGTYELEVNLDGELYTATETLIPVTSLDYIEQLENGGFAGDEIEIKAFYTDPVSTEDYYLFEFIDEDISLEIYEDEFTNGNQIFGYYSTEDIEPDDEIEIQIQGISKSYYEFLFILRSQLGTEGGGPFETMPATVKGNIINKTNPDNYPFGYFRLSEVDSTLYIVE, encoded by the coding sequence ATGAAAACATATCTTAAATTTATAGTTCTTCTTTCTTCTTTGATTTTAATATCCTGCGAAGAAGTTGTGAGCATTCCTTTAGAAGAAAGCGAGCCACGCCTGGTAATTGATGCCTCTATAGAATGGTTTAAAGGAACAGAGGGAAATAATCAAATAATTAAAATTTCGAGAACCTCTTCTTTCTATGAGGAAAACACCGAGAGTATTGAAGATGCACAGGTACGTATTTTTTCTGAAAACGGGACGGAGTTTAAATTCCTGCATCAACAGGATGGCATCTATATCAATAATAATTTTCAACCCGTACTGAACGGGACCTATGAATTAGAGGTGAATCTGGATGGTGAACTCTATACTGCGACAGAAACTCTAATTCCGGTAACCAGCTTGGATTATATTGAACAATTAGAAAATGGTGGTTTCGCAGGTGATGAAATCGAAATAAAGGCTTTTTATACAGATCCTGTGAGTACAGAGGACTATTATTTATTTGAATTTATTGATGAAGATATAAGCCTTGAAATCTATGAAGATGAATTTACGAATGGAAATCAAATTTTTGGTTATTATTCTACGGAAGACATTGAACCAGATGATGAAATTGAAATTCAGATACAGGGGATATCAAAAAGCTACTATGAATTTCTATTTATATTACGCTCTCAACTGGGCACCGAAGGAGGTGGTCCTTTTGAAACGATGCCGGCAACAGTAAAAGGAAATATTATAAATAAAACAAATCCAGATAACTATCCGTTTGGATACTTCAGGCTATCTGAAGTAGATTCCACCTTATATATTGTAGAATAA
- a CDS encoding TonB-dependent receptor gives MKTRYLAFLLISILFHLQTIGQELYTLNGTITDVSSNETLIGVNLIIPEAETGVVTNDYGYYSIKLPKGEYQIQISYIGYQSVQQTILLDENKKLNFQLSEASESLDEVLITSDFEGLNIRKPEMSVNKLSINTIQNLPVVFGEVDVVRSLLLLPGVSNAGEGSSGFNVRGGAVDQNLILLDEATIFNSSHLFGLFSVFNPDAIKDLKLYKGGIPAEYGGRVSSVLDIYQRDGNSKEFKMQGGIGAISSRLLAEGPIVKDKGSFLVGARSSYAHLFLKLTDNDNSAYFYDLNTKLSYKLDDSNKLLLSGYFGRDVFNISQNFENTYGNTVVNLRWNHIFSDNIFSNLSAIYSDYYYGLNLNFVGFNWDSGIKNFNLKYDFNHYINEKFQLKYGIQNTYYEFNPGEIEPIDENSGINYFKLSNKYAFENAVYISAEHQLSDKFSAEYGLRLSNFFRLGQDEVNSYENNDPVAYNPERGIYSEAEIIETNTVSKSEVLKAYNNFEPRIAVAYALNDDQSIKASYNRMSQYLHLISNTSSPTPLDVWAPSGQYIKPQILDQYAIGYFRNFKEKIYSLEVESFYKHIDNRIDYIDGANLIANTAIERVVLNGESRAYGIEFLLRKNTGKLTGWLGYTLSRSEQRTPGRTPLESGINNGEWYLTNYDKTHDLSITGSYKLNKKWQFNANFIFQTGLATTYPTAQYEHQGVTVPVYGARNANRLPEYHRLDLSATLTPKSNKNTKLSSSWNFGIYNVYNRQNAYSISFRENSDTNQNEAVRLSLFGIIPSITYNFKF, from the coding sequence TTGAAAACCCGCTATTTAGCATTTCTGCTAATATCTATACTTTTCCACCTCCAGACGATTGGCCAGGAATTATACACTCTTAACGGCACCATTACCGATGTTTCCAGTAATGAGACTTTGATCGGTGTTAATTTAATCATTCCTGAAGCTGAGACCGGTGTGGTTACTAACGATTATGGTTATTATTCTATTAAATTGCCAAAAGGGGAATATCAAATTCAAATTTCATACATCGGCTATCAGAGCGTACAACAAACAATCCTTTTGGATGAAAATAAGAAATTGAATTTCCAGCTTTCGGAAGCTTCAGAAAGTTTGGACGAAGTACTCATTACAAGTGATTTTGAAGGTTTGAATATTAGAAAACCTGAAATGAGTGTAAATAAGCTTTCGATAAACACTATTCAGAATTTACCCGTGGTTTTTGGAGAAGTAGACGTGGTAAGATCACTCCTACTATTACCAGGAGTTTCCAATGCCGGCGAAGGTTCTTCTGGTTTTAATGTTCGTGGTGGCGCGGTAGATCAAAATCTCATTCTTCTGGATGAAGCTACAATTTTCAATTCTTCCCATTTATTCGGATTATTTTCAGTCTTCAATCCTGATGCCATAAAAGATCTAAAATTATATAAAGGAGGCATTCCTGCAGAATACGGCGGAAGGGTTTCTTCTGTGCTGGACATTTATCAAAGGGACGGAAATAGTAAAGAGTTTAAAATGCAAGGTGGAATTGGAGCAATTTCTAGCCGACTTCTGGCCGAAGGCCCTATTGTAAAAGATAAAGGTTCGTTCCTTGTAGGCGCAAGAAGCTCTTATGCCCATTTATTTTTGAAATTAACCGATAATGACAATTCTGCTTATTTCTATGATCTTAATACAAAATTAAGTTACAAACTGGATGACAGTAATAAGTTGTTGCTTTCAGGATATTTTGGAAGGGATGTTTTCAATATTAGTCAGAATTTTGAAAATACTTATGGAAATACGGTTGTCAATCTGCGTTGGAATCATATATTTTCAGATAATATTTTCAGTAATCTTTCAGCCATTTATAGTGATTATTATTATGGTTTGAATCTGAATTTTGTAGGTTTTAATTGGGATAGCGGTATTAAAAATTTCAATTTAAAATATGATTTTAACCATTACATCAATGAAAAATTTCAGTTGAAGTATGGAATTCAAAATACGTATTATGAGTTCAATCCCGGAGAAATTGAGCCTATTGATGAAAATTCCGGGATTAACTATTTCAAACTATCCAATAAATATGCTTTTGAAAATGCAGTATATATTTCTGCGGAACATCAACTGAGCGATAAATTTTCTGCGGAATATGGTTTGCGATTAAGTAATTTTTTTCGACTAGGTCAGGATGAAGTCAATTCCTATGAAAATAATGATCCTGTAGCTTATAATCCTGAAAGAGGTATCTATAGTGAAGCAGAAATAATCGAAACCAATACTGTTTCTAAAAGCGAAGTTTTAAAAGCCTATAATAATTTTGAACCTCGTATTGCAGTTGCTTATGCGCTGAATGATGACCAATCTATTAAAGCTAGCTATAATAGGATGTCACAATATCTCCACCTTATTTCAAATACCAGTTCTCCCACTCCATTAGATGTTTGGGCTCCAAGCGGCCAGTATATAAAACCGCAAATATTGGATCAATATGCAATTGGATATTTCAGGAATTTTAAAGAAAAAATTTATTCCCTTGAAGTAGAAAGCTTCTATAAACATATAGATAATAGAATAGACTATATAGATGGCGCTAATTTAATCGCCAACACTGCTATTGAGAGAGTAGTTCTTAATGGGGAATCAAGAGCTTATGGAATAGAATTCCTACTTCGAAAAAATACAGGGAAATTAACCGGCTGGCTGGGTTATACATTATCCAGATCTGAGCAACGTACCCCTGGAAGAACACCTTTGGAATCTGGAATAAATAATGGAGAATGGTATCTTACCAATTATGATAAAACCCATGACCTAAGTATTACCGGGAGTTATAAATTAAATAAGAAATGGCAATTTAATGCCAACTTCATATTTCAAACCGGTCTAGCTACCACCTATCCTACTGCCCAATATGAACACCAGGGGGTCACGGTCCCTGTTTATGGTGCGAGAAATGCCAACCGGTTACCTGAATATCATCGTTTAGATCTATCGGCAACCTTAACCCCTAAATCTAATAAAAACACTAAGCTTAGCTCTTCCTGGAATTTTGGAATCTACAATGTATATAACAGGCAAAATGCCTATTCCATTAGTTTTAGAGAAAATTCAGACACCAATCAAAACGAAGCCGTGAGGTTATCGCTTTTTGGAATAATACCCTCTATAACCTATAATTTCAAATTTTAG
- a CDS encoding multidrug effflux MFS transporter yields MLPNTSERNKKQEYIILLVLGTMIALGPFSIDAYLPGFENIAKDFNTSISQIGITLTSYFIGISIGQLAYGPIMDKYGRKKPLLIGLLLYLLSALSCMYSPNLEWLIISRFFLAVGAAAGMVAAKAIVRDIFPVNEVAGAISVLMLIMGGAPIIAPTVGSFIIDSFGWKTIFLFLAVFSALMIISVSRFLPESIIPDRKVDLKPKQVAIKYFGILTHPKFMNFAFAGSFAIGAMFAYISDAPKLFMGNFGLTQKEFGILFGLNAAGLILGSQINRLFLRKYSTFQITLFNSVILVVLSLLFLVNSFFEFGFITTVVLLFLMLFLLGFQNPNTTALSLEPFEKKAGRASALIGSLKMILGALTSFIISLFHSSSAIPLAIILSTCLFISSLLLFSFARKEKQSLHLSEA; encoded by the coding sequence ATGCTGCCAAATACTTCAGAAAGAAACAAGAAACAGGAATATATTATCCTGTTAGTTTTAGGTACCATGATCGCTTTGGGACCGTTTTCTATAGACGCATATCTACCTGGTTTTGAAAATATCGCGAAAGATTTTAATACCAGCATAAGCCAGATTGGAATAACCTTAACCAGTTATTTTATTGGAATATCCATAGGTCAATTAGCTTATGGCCCAATCATGGATAAATATGGTCGAAAAAAGCCATTATTAATTGGTCTCTTATTGTATCTACTTTCAGCATTAAGCTGTATGTATTCACCAAATTTGGAATGGCTTATAATTTCAAGATTTTTTCTAGCCGTAGGTGCAGCCGCCGGAATGGTAGCTGCAAAAGCAATCGTACGCGATATTTTTCCCGTTAATGAGGTTGCAGGAGCTATTTCTGTTTTAATGCTAATTATGGGCGGAGCGCCTATCATTGCGCCAACAGTAGGAAGTTTTATTATCGATTCTTTTGGGTGGAAAACAATCTTTTTATTTCTGGCCGTTTTCTCGGCATTAATGATCATTAGTGTTTCCAGGTTCTTACCAGAAAGTATAATCCCTGATAGAAAAGTAGATCTAAAGCCAAAACAGGTAGCAATAAAGTATTTTGGAATACTTACACATCCAAAATTCATGAATTTTGCCTTCGCTGGTAGCTTTGCCATAGGAGCTATGTTTGCTTATATATCAGACGCACCTAAACTTTTTATGGGAAACTTTGGCCTGACTCAAAAGGAATTTGGAATTTTATTCGGGTTAAATGCCGCAGGCCTTATTCTGGGAAGCCAGATAAACCGACTGTTTCTAAGAAAATATTCTACATTCCAGATTACGCTTTTTAATAGTGTAATTCTGGTAGTACTATCATTGCTTTTCCTTGTAAATTCATTTTTTGAATTTGGTTTTATTACCACGGTAGTTCTCTTATTTCTCATGTTATTTTTACTGGGATTTCAAAATCCGAATACTACAGCCTTATCATTAGAACCATTTGAAAAAAAAGCGGGTCGTGCATCTGCCTTAATAGGCAGTCTAAAAATGATCTTAGGTGCACTAACATCATTTATAATTAGCTTATTTCATTCATCAAGTGCAATTCCGCTGGCAATCATTCTTTCAACCTGTCTATTTATAAGTTCCTTACTCCTATTTAGTTTTGCCCGGAAAGAGAAGCAAAGTCTGCATCTAAGTGAAGCTTAA
- a CDS encoding DEAD/DEAH box helicase, with the protein MSFKKLNPLLKEAIERLGYESPTAFQKKILPKIKSGADLYLLAPEDSGKTTAMIISVIQKLNSEAFEDSPRALIYVKDKEAALELEQKFKEFTREMDLRIYCAYEEQNIDDQKDDIYYGVDIVIATPKRLSKLFSMTGIHLGQLQLFILEDAEFLSKPGLIDDVVRIPMSINKCQYLVFAEKMEPKMKRLQDMFMERAQIVKMAK; encoded by the coding sequence ATGTCCTTTAAAAAATTAAACCCTCTTCTCAAAGAAGCTATTGAGCGTTTAGGCTATGAAAGCCCTACAGCTTTTCAGAAAAAAATTCTTCCTAAGATAAAAAGTGGTGCAGACCTGTATTTACTGGCTCCAGAAGATAGTGGTAAAACTACTGCTATGATCATAAGTGTAATTCAGAAATTAAATTCTGAAGCCTTCGAAGATTCCCCTAGAGCACTTATCTATGTAAAAGACAAGGAGGCCGCTTTAGAATTGGAGCAAAAATTTAAGGAGTTTACCAGAGAGATGGATTTGCGAATTTATTGTGCTTATGAAGAGCAGAATATAGACGATCAAAAAGATGATATCTATTATGGGGTAGATATTGTAATTGCTACTCCAAAAAGGTTAAGTAAATTATTCTCCATGACAGGGATTCATTTAGGGCAGTTACAACTTTTTATACTTGAAGATGCTGAATTTCTTTCTAAACCAGGACTTATTGATGATGTTGTTAGAATTCCGATGAGCATCAATAAATGTCAGTATCTCGTGTTTGCTGAAAAGATGGAACCGAAAATGAAAAGGCTACAGGATATGTTTATGGAAAGAGCTCAAATTGTAAAAATGGCTAAATAA